In Necator americanus strain Aroian chromosome IV, whole genome shotgun sequence, the following proteins share a genomic window:
- a CDS encoding hypothetical protein (NECATOR_CHRIV.G13394.T1), with the protein MTTLLIFSLLVAPAFGCFGGGGGQQCCPPSQPACGAPACPAAAAAAPSYAAPAASYPRAPVGYAAPPPPPPPPPPPPPPPPPPPSYGGSYGGSPAGGYQGFAGGGQSGYSPQIPTGPTQAGGPYSDTGIQGGGSYGPAPVAPGGSYGQGPIGNTGGSYGQGPVAPVAPVEPAGGSYGQGPVAPVAPVAPVAPVEPTGGNYGQGPVAPVAPVAPGSNYGTGPAPIEPPLPSIPTGSVEPAPLPPAPSGTYSQGGQIIGTEEGEVTEVGVTEGESGAIDGGQQTGGSNYQQPAPVAPAPVEPAPVAPTLVEPSPEPSPLEPAPVAPAPSGTYTNSGNTNQVPPAPVDAGQQVGGGSDYGDAEYEEVDQGGSAVGGTNPGEPQPVQTPAPYVPPVQTPAPYVPPVQTPAPYVPPVQPPAPYVPPVQPPAPYVPPVQTPAPYVPPVQTPAPYVPPVQTPAPYVPPVQTPAPYVPPVQTPAPYHPANTPAPQPGSYVPPVRTPSPYIPPQPTSAPEEEEVYEEVTEAPSENYEEEGQQGQGSQQGGEEQGQNYNDTEDNQVEQKPAGETPYKKAKKV; encoded by the exons ATGACCACG CTGCTCATATTCTCGCTGTTAGTGGCGCCAGCTTTCGGCTGCTTCGGTGGCGGCGGTGGCCAACAATGTTGTCCTCCTAGCCAACCAGCTTGCGGAGCTCCAGCATGCCCAGCTGCAGCTGCTGCTGCGCCCAG CTATGCTGCTCCAGCAGCATCCTATCCACGAGCGCCAGTTGGATACGCTGCGCCACCTCCCCCAcctcctccaccacctccaccacctcctcctccaccacctcctccATCATACGGTGGTTCGTATGGTGGCTCACCCGCTGGTGGCTACCAAGGATTTGCAGGAGGAGGCCAGTCTGGATACAGTCCTCAG ATTCCAACTGGACCTACTCAAGCCGGTGGACCATACTCCGATACTGGAATCCAGGGAGGAGGAAGCTATGGTCCAGCACCGGTTGCACCAGGTGGAAGCTATGGCCAGGGCCCTATTGGAAATACCGGTGGCAGTTACGGACAGGGTCCAGTAGCACCAGTTGCTCCCGTTGAGCCAGCCGGCGGCAGCTACGGCCAAGGCCCAGTTGCCCCAGTAGCCCCTGTTGCACCAGTTGCTCCCGTTGAGCCAACGGGTGGCAATTACGGCCAGGGCCCAGTTGCCCCAGTAGCACCCGTTGCTCCAGGATCAAATTACGGTACTGGACCAGCACCAATCGAGCCACCCCTACCGTCAATCCCAACAGGTTCAGTTGAGCCTGCTCCATTGCCGCCAGCCCCATCTGGAACATATTCGCAGGGTGGCCAAATAATTGGTACCGAAGAGGGAGAAGTAACCGAAGTTGGAGTCACTGAGGGAGAGAGTGGTGCCATAGATGGAGGACAGCAG ACTGGAGGATCGAACTATCAGCAACCGGCACCTGTCGCTCCAGCTCCCGTTGAGCCAGCCCCCGTTGCGCCCACACTTGTTGAGCCTTCTCCAGAACCGTCACCATTGGAACCTGCTCCGGTTGCTCCAGCACCGTCAGGCACATACACTAACAGCGGCAATACCAATCAAGTTCCTCCTGCTCCAGTAGATGCAGGACAGCAAGTTGGTGGCGGCAGTGACTATGGCGACGCTGAGTATGAAGAGGTGGACCAAGGCGGAAGCGCTGTTGGTGGAACCAATCCTGGAGAGCCACAGCCTGTCCAGACACCTGCTCCCTATGTGCCACCAGTGCAAACGCCAGCGCCTTATGTACCTCCAGTACAGACGCCTGCTCCTTACGTTCCCCCGGTTCAGCCACCAGCACCGTACGTTCCTCCGGTTCAGCCGCCAGCTCCATACGTTCCCCCGGTTCAAACCCCGGCACCTTACGTCCCACCAGTACAAACTCCAGCTCCCTACGTCCCACCCGTTCAGACACCGGCGCCATACGTTCCACCAGTACAAACTCCAGCTCCATACGTACCCCCAGTTCAGACACCAGCTCCGTATCATCCAGCCAACACTCCAGCTCCCCAGCCTGGTTCTTACGTACCTCCAGTAAGAACCCCTTCTCCTTATATTCCACCGCAGCCTACATCCGCCccagaggaagaagaagtctATGAGGAGGTCACTGAGGCACCAAGTGAGAACTACGAAGAAGAGGGGCAACAGGGACAAGGGTCGCAACAAGGTGGAGAGGAGCAAGGACAAAACTACAATGATACTGAAGACAATCAG GTCGAACAGAAACCGGCTGGAGAGACACCGTATAAGAAAGCCAAGAAAGTCTAA